TGCACGCAGCAGGCCAGGATCTGATGGGCGAGAACGTCTTTTGCGAAAGTCTAGCCGGCGAAGAGATCGGCCGGATGAAAAGCTGGGGCACGCATCCTCTGTCAAAGGCCGAGCATCTGCTGAGCAGCCCGACCTTCATGAACGATCTGCCGCAAACCTTTATGGAACCTTTGCTGTTCAAAACCGCCTGCTCACGCGGCACCCAAGCACGCATGAGCACGGAATACCTGAGCCACGAGCAGGATGCCGAGGGGGTCACGACCACCTGTCTGGACCGCCTGTCTGGCAAGGAATTCACCATCCGCTCGAAATATCTGGTTGGTGCGGATGGCGGCAATTCCCTCGTGGCCTCAAACGAAGGTCTTGAGATTTCGGGCGCAATGGGTGTCGGCGGGTCGATGAACATTCTGTTCAAAGCCGACCTCAGCAAATACGTCGCGCATCGCCCCTCGGTGCTTTACTGGGTCATGCAGCCCGGCGCGGATGTGGGCGGGATCGGCATGGGGCTTGTACGGATGGTGCGGCCTTGGAACGAATGGCTGATCGTTTGGGGCTATGACATCAATGAACCCGCGCCTGAAGTCGACGAGAAAATGGCCACCGATGTGGCACGGCAGTTGGTCGGGGATCCGGAGCTAGAGATCGAACTCATCAGCGCCAACACCTGGACCGTGAACAACGCCTATGCCGAAAAGATGTCGAGCGGTCGCGTCTTTATCATGGGCGATGCTGCCCATCGTCACCCGCCGTCCAATGGGTTGGGTTCGAATACTTCTATTCAGGACTCCTTCAACCTTGCTTGGAAGCTGGCGGCGGTGCTGAAAGGCGAGGCCGGAGAGCGTCTGCTGGAGAGCTACAACACAGAGCGCGCGCCCGTGGCGAAGCAGATCGTCACTCGCGCGAACCAGTCGATTGCCGAGTTCGGCCCGATCTTTGAGGCCTTGGGCATGACCGGCGGCACGGATGTCGAAAAGATCAAAGCCAATATGGACGCGCGCTGTGGCACGACAGCAGCCGCCGAAGAGCAACGCGCCGCGCTGCGCGATGCCATAGCGTTCAAGAAATACGAATTCGATGCTCACGGTGTCGAGATGAACCAACGCTATAAATCAGATGCCATCGTCACTGATGGGCAGATGGAACCGGATTTCGCGCTAGACGCGGATCTGCACTATCAGCCCACCACATGGCCCGGCGCGCGGATCCCACATGCCTGGCTCTTTGATGCAGAAGGAGGCAAGCACTCGACGCTCGATATCACCGGAGGCGGCAGCTTTACCCTGCTTACGGGGCTGGGTGGCGAAGCTTGGGTAGAGGCCGCCGCCAAGGTCAGTGCGGCGCTTGGCATCACGCTGAAGGCCCATGTGATCGGACCGCGTCAAACCTATGTTGATCACGTCGGCGACTGGGCCCGTGCCCGCGAAATAGGGGACTCTGGTTGCATCCTTGTGCGCCCAGACCAGCATG
This is a stretch of genomic DNA from Cognatishimia activa. It encodes these proteins:
- a CDS encoding FAD-dependent oxidoreductase, whose product is MADMTTDVLIIGTGPAGSATAALLSTYGIENMAINRYRWLANTPRAHITNQRTMEVLRDLGREVEDEAYMHAAGQDLMGENVFCESLAGEEIGRMKSWGTHPLSKAEHLLSSPTFMNDLPQTFMEPLLFKTACSRGTQARMSTEYLSHEQDAEGVTTTCLDRLSGKEFTIRSKYLVGADGGNSLVASNEGLEISGAMGVGGSMNILFKADLSKYVAHRPSVLYWVMQPGADVGGIGMGLVRMVRPWNEWLIVWGYDINEPAPEVDEKMATDVARQLVGDPELEIELISANTWTVNNAYAEKMSSGRVFIMGDAAHRHPPSNGLGSNTSIQDSFNLAWKLAAVLKGEAGERLLESYNTERAPVAKQIVTRANQSIAEFGPIFEALGMTGGTDVEKIKANMDARCGTTAAAEEQRAALRDAIAFKKYEFDAHGVEMNQRYKSDAIVTDGQMEPDFALDADLHYQPTTWPGARIPHAWLFDAEGGKHSTLDITGGGSFTLLTGLGGEAWVEAAAKVSAALGITLKAHVIGPRQTYVDHVGDWARAREIGDSGCILVRPDQHVCWRQEALADNPEAELTRVMSQILAK